A genomic region of Micromonospora sp. NBC_01796 contains the following coding sequences:
- a CDS encoding helix-turn-helix domain-containing protein, translating to MSSADAAPGRDSSGPPPRGLAGVESRSPLLRAGRLRAGHTGRHGWCVGGGPTGRPIAKWPDRVRIVAGKPLPSHRIPPVHYRRGRCGATANRGATPAHQAAGLPLSRSLADTLSTRQQVRVSTRLQTPGPRLERAGGLDGFGTVLKTMRETAGLSPAALAARSVVSKSHLGHLETGERVPTADIAAVLDTTLRAGGVLMELAALERGGGDDMRRRALLATVGAAASLGAIGGPHALGDMVRHGLLDAAGTEEDWDEVLATNTRLLVTDPSPLLGASLLTNLMVIKQQMRANPARGLFRSAAGLGIIYGLWLGNHDQLGGAGHWYRTSATLADRSGDTDMMAWVRGRAASRGVYEDWTVDHALNVATTALAVTDRPTLGALEAHAAQVGAYALTGDARRGRAAVEAMADVAEQLPAPSAGPGPVERTVFLSAFLEARVGTPDSAEAAYERAESALAGLPTWLLESRVYRARAMVADGDIAGGLAYALQAVDGLRHDVRVISVAVRDVCQAVPASYRGDDLHELHRHASPIPGPWERLR from the coding sequence GTGTCGTCAGCGGATGCGGCTCCTGGGAGGGACTCATCGGGTCCGCCACCACGCGGCCTGGCGGGAGTTGAGTCGCGCTCGCCTCTCCTGCGCGCTGGTCGTCTGCGTGCCGGCCACACCGGAAGACATGGTTGGTGCGTCGGCGGCGGGCCTACGGGGCGGCCGATCGCGAAATGGCCCGATCGGGTCCGGATTGTCGCCGGCAAACCACTTCCATCGCATCGCATACCTCCGGTCCACTACCGACGGGGCAGGTGCGGCGCCACCGCCAACAGGGGCGCCACACCCGCTCATCAGGCGGCCGGGCTGCCCCTCTCCCGTAGCCTTGCCGATACTCTGAGCACACGGCAGCAGGTCCGCGTCTCCACTCGTCTCCAAACACCGGGGCCTCGACTTGAGAGGGCGGGAGGCTTGGACGGTTTCGGTACCGTATTGAAGACCATGAGGGAGACCGCAGGTCTCTCCCCGGCTGCACTCGCGGCCCGATCGGTCGTCTCCAAATCTCACCTCGGGCACCTGGAGACCGGCGAGCGAGTGCCCACGGCGGATATCGCCGCCGTACTCGACACGACCCTCCGGGCCGGTGGGGTACTGATGGAGCTGGCCGCACTGGAGCGGGGAGGTGGAGACGACATGCGACGGAGAGCCCTACTCGCGACCGTTGGCGCGGCTGCGAGTCTCGGCGCGATCGGCGGGCCGCACGCGCTCGGGGACATGGTGCGGCACGGGCTGTTGGATGCGGCGGGCACGGAGGAGGACTGGGACGAGGTGCTCGCGACCAACACCCGGTTGCTGGTGACTGATCCGTCCCCGCTGCTCGGCGCCTCGCTGCTGACGAACCTCATGGTGATCAAGCAGCAGATGCGGGCCAACCCGGCACGAGGGCTGTTCCGGTCCGCCGCCGGCCTCGGAATCATCTACGGCCTCTGGTTGGGCAACCATGACCAGCTCGGCGGTGCCGGCCACTGGTACCGGACCAGCGCGACCCTCGCGGACAGATCCGGGGACACCGACATGATGGCCTGGGTGCGCGGTCGGGCCGCGTCACGTGGGGTCTACGAGGACTGGACCGTCGACCACGCGCTGAACGTGGCCACCACCGCGTTGGCCGTCACCGACCGGCCCACGCTCGGTGCGCTGGAGGCGCACGCGGCGCAGGTCGGGGCGTACGCCCTGACCGGAGATGCGCGGCGTGGCCGGGCTGCGGTCGAGGCCATGGCTGATGTGGCCGAGCAACTACCCGCGCCGTCGGCCGGGCCGGGGCCGGTGGAGCGGACCGTGTTCCTGTCCGCATTCCTGGAGGCCCGTGTCGGCACCCCGGACTCGGCGGAGGCCGCGTACGAGCGGGCGGAGTCGGCTCTTGCGGGGCTTCCCACCTGGCTGCTCGAAAGCCGGGTGTACCGAGCGCGGGCGATGGTCGCGGACGGCGACATAGCCGGCGGGTTGGCGTACGCATTGCAGGCGGTCGATGGATTGCGGCACGATGTACGGGTGATCTCGGTTGCCGTCCGAGACGTGTGCCAAGCGGTACCGGCCTCGTATCGGGGTGATGATCTGCACGAGCTGCACCGGCATGCCAGCCCCATCCCCGGCCCCTGGGAGCGACTCCGATGA